The Phaeobacter sp. A36a-5a genomic interval AAGCCGCGGCACATGGCGATGCGGCAGCGGATTCGGGCCACGGCGCTGATGACAGCCATGCCAGCACGGCGGATGACGGTCACGGCACCGCTGACGCATCCGGTGAGCATCACTATGTATTTGCAGGCCAGCCGGGCGAAGGCGCGCTGTATTTCGGTGCCGACAACACTGTGCTGGATGACGCGCACGCCGCTCCGAAATGGGTGAAAGTTTCGCCCTTTATCGCGATGCTGCTTGGTCTTGGTCTTGCGATCCTGTTCTACATCGTGAACCCAAGCCTGCCGGGCCGTCTCGCCAAGCAGCAGCAGCCGCTGTACCTGTTCCTCAAGAACAAGTGGTATTTTGACGAGCTCTACGATTTTGTCTTTGTCAAACCGACGCTGATGATCGGCCGCTTCTTCTGGAAGCGCGGTGACGGCAAAACCATTGACGGCGCGCTCAACGGTATCGCCATGGGCATCATTCCCTTCTTCACCCGCCTCGCCGGTCGCGCACAGTCGGGTTACATTTTCACCTATGCTTTCTGGATGGTGCTGGGCATTGCTGCCCTGGTTACCTGGATGTCGATCGGCGGAGGAGCGCACTGATGGACAATCTCCTTTCTATTGTCACCTTTATCCCGGCGCTTGCGGCGGCCATTCTGGCCCTGTTCCTGCGCGGCGAGGATGAGGCGGCGCAGCGCAACGCCAAGTCTGTTGCGCTTTTTGCCACCACGATCACCTTCCTGGTGAGCCTTGGCATCTATTTCCAGTTCGACCCCTCCGACACAGGCTTTCAGTTTGTGGAAGAGGCCGAATGGATCTTTGGCCTGAAGTACAAGATGGGCGTCGATGGCATTTCGGTGCTGTTTGTGATGCTCACCACCTTTGTTATGCCGCTGACCATTTTGGCGAGCTGGGGTGTGAACACCCGCGTCAAGGAATACATGATCGCCTTCCTGATGCTGGAGACGCTGATGCTTGGCGTGTTCATGGCGCTGGATCTGGTGCTGTTCTACCTGTTCTTTGAGGCGGGCCTGATCCCGATGTTCCTGATCATCGGCATCTGGGGCGGCAAGGAACGGATCTACGCGTCGTTCAAATTCTTCCTCTACACCTTCTTTGGCTCGGTGCTGATGCTGGTGGCGATGGTCGCGATGTACGCGGATGCAGGCACCACCGATATTGCCCAGCTGCTGACGCACAGTTTCTCGGCCTCCGGCTTTGATCTTCTTGGTGTGCATGTCGTTGGTGGGATGCAGACCCTATTGTTCCTCGCGTTCTTTGCCTCCTTCGCGGTGAAAATGCCGATGTGGCCGGTGCACACCTGGCTGCCCGATGCGCACGTGCAGGCGCCGACCGCAGGCTCCGTGGTGCTGGCGGCGATCCTGTTGAAGATGGGCGGCTACGGCTTCCTGCGCTTCAGCTTGCCGATGTTCCCCGTCGGGGCCGACGTGATGACGGATCTGATCCTGTGGATGTCGGCGATTGCGGTGGTCTATACTTCGCTGGTGGCGCTGGTGCAGTCGGACATGAAGAAGCTGATCGCCTATTCTTCGGTGGCGCATATGGGCTTTGTGACCATGGGCATCTTTGCGGCGAACCAGCAGGGCATTGATGGCGCGATCTTCCAGATGCTGAGCCACGGCTTCATCTCGGCGGCGCTCTTCCTCTGCGTGGGTGTCATCTATGATCGGATGCACACCCGTGACATCGACGCCTATGGCGGCCTTGTCATTCGTATGCCTGCCTATGCGCTGGTCTTCATGTTCTTCACGATGGGCAACGTCGGCCTGCCGGGCACCTCGGGCTTCATCGGGGAATTCCTGACGCTGATGGGCACCTTCCAGAAGAACACCTGGGTCGCAGCAGTTGCCGCAACCGGTGTCATCTTCTCGGCAGGCTATGCGCTGTGGCTCTACCGCCGCGTGGTCTTTGGCGACCTGATCAAGGGCAGCCTCAAGACCATCAAGGATATGACTGCCCGCGAGCGGTTCATCTTTGCACCGCTGGTGGTGATGACCATCCTTCTGGGCGTCTACCCGGCGCTTGTCACCGATATCATCAGCCCGTCGACCGAGGCGCTGATTGCAAACTTCAATGAATCTCTGGCTGCCGCGGACCTGTCCCCGGCGACCCAGATAGCTTCGCACTAAGGGGGCGTGGGCGATGATCCCAGCTGATCTCACCGTTATCCTGCCAGAGATTGTTCTGGCGCTCAGCGCAATGGCGGCGCTCCTTGGCGCTGTCTACACCGGCAAGGACAAACTGGCCCCGGCATTGATCTGGCTGATGGCCGGTCTGATGTCGGCGCTGGCCATCTGGATCGCCACCGGATCCTCGGGCAGCCGCGAGGCATTCAACGGCATGTTCGTCGACGATGGTTTTGCCCGCTTTGCCAAGGTCGCCATCCTGCTGTCGGCCTCTGCCGTGCTGGTCATGGGCCAGGACTACATGTCACGCCGTGGCATGTTGCGCTTTGAGTATCCCATCCTCGTCGCGCTGAGCGCGGTGGGCATGATGGTGATGGTCTCGGCCGGCAACCTGATGTCGCTATACATGGGCCTTGAGCTGCAGTCTCTGGCGCTCTACGTCGTGGCTTCGCTGCGTCGTGACAGTGTAAAATCCACCGAAGCCGGCCTGAAGTACTTCGTGCTCGGCGCGCTTTCGTCCGGTTTGCTGCTCTATGGCGCATCGCTGGTCTATGGTTTTGCCGGGACCACCGACTTTGCCGGTATCTACGCGGTGGCCAAGCATGGTGAAGTCTCCGTCGGTCTGCTGTTCGGCCTGGTCTTCCTGATCTCCGGCATGGCGTTCAAGGTGTCTGCCGTGCCGTTCCACATGTGGACACCTGACGTCTACGAAGGCGCGCCAACCCCGGTTACCGCATTCTTTGCATCGGCGCCGAAGGTTGCGGCCATGGGTCTGTTCGCCCGCGTGCTGCATGATGCATTTGGTCATGCGGTACAGGACTGGAGCCAGGTTGTGGCCCTTCTGTCGCTGCTGTCGATGTTCGTCGGGGCTGTTGCCGCCATCGGCCAGCGCGATATCAAGCGTCTGATGGCCTATTCCTCGATCGCCCATATGGGCTATGCTCTGATGGGCCTCGCCGCTGGCACCGCCTATGGCGTGCAGGCGCTGCTGGTCTATATGGCGATCTATGTCTCGATGAATATCGGCACCTTTGCCTTCATCCTGATGATGGAGAAGGACGGCAAGCCGATCACTGACATTCGCGCGCTCAACCTCTACTCCCGTCGCGAGCCGGGCAAGGCGCTGGCGATGCTGATCCTGTTGTTCTCTCTGGCGGGTGTACCGCCGATGCTGGGCTTCTTCGGCAAGCTTTATGTGCTTAATGCGGCCTATCAGGCGGATATGGCGTGGCTGGCGATTGCCGGTGTGATCGCATCGGTTATCGGCGCGTTCTACTACCTGCGCATCGTGTACTATATGTATTTCGGTGAAGAGGGCGAGGAGCTGGAAACCAACCGCTCGCCGATCCTCTGGGGGTTCCTGATGGCCTCGGCGGCCGTGATGCTTCTTGGGATCATCAACATGTTCGGCATCGAGGGTGCAGCGGCTGCGGCGGCTGCCACGCTGGTCAACTGACGGTTTCGACACAGAACACACAAAGGCCTGGTCTGCGGACCGGGCCTTTTTGCCTTGAAGGGACAGCATCATGAGTGATTGGCCAGAGGGATACGGGCGGAGCCTGCTTGACGAGGTGGACAGCACCCTCGATGAGGCGACGCGACGCGCGCCCACATTGACCGGCCCTGAATGGATCATGGCCAAACGCCAGACAAAGGGGCGGGGGCGCCGTGGCCGTGCCTGGAAGGAGCCCAAGGGGAATTTTGCCGCAACACTCGTCATGCGGCCGGAGGGGCCGCCCGATCAGGTGGCGCTGCGCAGCTTTGTTGCGGCGCTGGCGCTTTATGATGCCTGTGTCGCGCTCTGCGGCGAGACGGCTGGACTTGCACTGAAATGGCCCAATGACGTGCTGCTGAATGGTGGCAAGCTGGCGGGGATCCTGCTGGAAAGCGCGGGGGCCGCCGCCGGTGTGACACATCTTGCGATCGGGATTGGTGTCAATCTGATCGAGACGCCGATGCAGGAATGGCTGGAACCGGGTGCTGTCTGGCCTGTCTCGCTGCTGTCGGAAACCGGGGTCCAGGTCACCCCAGAGGCGTTCCTGACCGCGCTTGCTGTCGCCTATGACCGCTATGAACGACAGTTTGTCACCTATGGGTTCGAGCCGATCCGCACAGCCTGGCTGGCCCGTGCTGCGCGCCTGGGCGAGGTGGTGGTGGCCCGCACCATGAACTCCGAAACCGAAGGCACCTTTGAGACAGTGGACGGCGGCGGCAACCTTGTCCTAAACACCGCCAAGGGCCGTGTCAGCATTCCGGCGGCGGATATCTTTTTCTAGGGCATAGGAACGGGGCAGGTCATGCTTTTGGCAGTCGATTGCGGCAACACCAATACTGTCTTCTCAATCTGGGACGGGGAGAATTTCATCGGCACCTGGCGTACCGCCACCGATTGGCGGCGCACGGCGGATCAGTATTTTGTCTGGCTCAATACGCTGATACGGCTACAGGGGATCGAAGCTGATATCACCGATATGATCATCTCCTCCACGGTCCCGCGCGTGGTGTTCAATCTGCGGGTGCTGGCGGATCGTTACTTCCACACTCGCCCCCTGGTGGTGGGTAAGCCTGACTGCCTGCTGCCGGTTGCGGTGCGGGTTGATCAGGGAACCAATGTCGGCCCGGACCGTTTGGTCAATACAGTCTCCGGGTTTGACAAATATGGCGGCAACCTCATCGTCGTCGATTTTGGCACGGCGACAACCTTTGACGTGGTGGCCGAGGATGGCGCCTATATCGGCGGTGTGATTGCGCCGGGGGTGAATTTGAGCCTGGAAGCCCTACATCAGGCAGCAGCGGCTCTGCCGCATGTGGATATTTCCAAACCCCAGTCGGTGATCGGCACCAATACGGTTGCATGTATGCAGTCAGGTGTGTTCTGGGGATACGTAGGACTGGTGCGCGAAATCTGCGCCCGCATCAAAGCGGAGCGCGACGTGCCGATGAAAGTAATCTCGACAGGCGGGCTGGCGCCTTTGTTCCAGCAAACAGCAGATCTGTTTGACGCATTTGAGGATGATCTCACGATGCATGGGCTACAGATCATACACAAATATAATAAGGATAACGGTCTCGAGGATGAGCACTGAACGTTTAATCTACCTGCCCCTCGGCGGGGCAGGCGAAATTGGTATGAACGCCTATATCTACGGCTACGGCAAACCGGGCAAGGAACGCCTGGTCTTGGTTGATCTTGGCGTTACTTTCCCGGACATGGACAGCACGCCCGGCGTGGATCTGATCATGCCGGACATCAGCTGGCTGAAGGAACGGGCCGACCAGCTGGAGGGGGTGTTCATCACCCACGCCCATGAGGATCACATCGGCGCCGTGGCGCATCTCTACCGTGACCTGAATGTGCCAATTTATGCCCGTGCCTTTACCGCAAATCTGGCGCGCCGGAAGATGGATGAGGCCGGTCTGGACAGCGAAGAGGTGAAAACCGTCTCCGCATGGCCAGAGGTCACCAAACTGGGGCCGTTTACCATCGGCGTTGCACCGATCTCACATTCCATCCCGGAGAGTGGCGGTCTGGTGATCGACACGCCTGCGGGGCGGGTCGTTCACACTGGTGATTTCAAAACCGACCCGACGCCGATTGTCGGCGAGGCGTTTGATCCCGACATGTGGAGCGAGATTGCCAAGGATGGCGTCAAGGCGCTGGTCTGCGACTCCACCAATGTCTTCTCGCTGCATCCGGGCCGGTCTGAGGTCGATGTCGGACCCGAGATCACCCGCCTGGTGGGCGAGGCCGCGGGGATGGTGGTTGCCACCACATTTGCCTCCAATGTCGCGCGGGTGAAAACCCTCGCCGAGGCCGGTCAGCGGGCCGGGCGCTCCATCGTGCTGCTGGGCCGCGCCATGCAGCGCATGATCGAAGCCGCCACCGAAACCGGCGTGCTCAAGGACTTTCCGAAGGTGGTCAGTGTCGAGGCCGCGCAAGAGCTGCCGCGTGAGAACCTGATGCTGATCGTGACTGGTAGCCAGGGCGAACGCCGTGCGGCGTCCGCCCAGCTGGCGCGCGGCAAGTATCGCGGGATCGAGGTGAAGGAGGGCGACCTGTTCCTGTTCTCCTCAAAGACCATTCCGGGCAATGAGCGTGGCGTCATTCGCATCATCAACCAGTTCTCTGAAAAGGGTGTGGATGTGGTCGATGACAGCTCCGGTCTCTACCATGTCTCCGGTCACGCAAACCGCCCCGATCTGGAGCGGATGCACGATATCATCAAGCCGCAGATGCTGATCCCGATGCACGGCGAGCACCGTCACCTGCGCCAGCACGCCCGTCTCGGCGAGGCCAAGGACATTGCCAGCGCGGTTGTGGTCAACGGCATGATGATGGACCTGACCGGTGATCGCCCCAAGGTCGTGGATTATGTCGACACCGGCCGCACCTATCTGGATGGGTCGGTCAAATACGGTGCGCTGGATGGCGTGGTCCGGGACCGGATTCGCATGGCGCTGAACGGCCATGTCGTCGTCACCGTCATTCTTGACGAGGAAGATGAGCCATTGGGCGAACCCTGGTGCGATATCAAGGGGTTGGCCGAGACAGGCCGCTCCAATGCCGCGCTGGTCGAGGTGATGGAAGAGGATCTCAACCAGTTCATCATGCGCGCGGGTGCCAAAACACTGCGCGATGACGACAAGCTGGAAGAAAACCTTCGCCGCGTTGCCCGCCAGACAGCACAGAACGAGATTGGCAAGAAACCGGAAGTTACCGTGGTGGTCAGCCGGATGCGCTGATCGCTTCGGACCAAGTTGATAGACAGGCCCGCCGCAGTTTCTGTGGCGGGCCTTTTTTATGTGCACATCGGCCCTGTGGGCCACAGCCCACGCGCTTTATAGAAAAAGCCCCGGCGGTGGGGCCGGGGCTTTGTTCGGCTGCTAGGGGCAACCGTCAATCTATACTGCGCAGGCGTCGCTGCGGATGGGGTCAGGCGTGCCGGGGGCGCGACAGCAGCGCTGCAAGCTTGCCGGGCAGGCTGACGATCCCACGGCCCAGGCTGCGCAGGAAGGAAGCCATCGCCTGTGCGCGCAGCTCATGTGCGCGGGCTTCGATGGCGCGGATTTCGTCGGCGGTCACAGTGGGGAACTCAAGGTTGTTCATGGCGGCTCTCATCTTGCTTAACTGCGTCTTGTTGCCCTCCAGATAGGCGTTCCTGCCGGGGGCGACATCTGCAAAAATGGGCAATCCTGCCATGCTGCAAGTGCAAAGCTCATGAGAGAAATCGGGCGCTGTTTGCGGTCAGGTTCCTGATCACACATATGAAAAAGGGCTGCCCCAAGAGGCAGCCCTTCGGAATACGACTATGCGGTAGCCAGTTTAGCCGGCGCGGCGCTCGGCAAAGCTGAGTGCGATAAAGCTCGGCATATGGTCGCCCATGCCAACCACATTGTTGCGGTCGTTGCCACCACGTCCCCGGCCGGATTTCTGGTTGCCCTTCTGCCCGGTCTTGGGGGTGGAGGGTTTCTCAGCCGATTTCTGACGGGAGGAAGAGCGGCTATCTCTGCGCTTCTCCTGCTCGCCCTGCGACTGCTCCGGCGTTGCCGCTTTGGCTTCAGCTGTCGGGATATCCTTAGCCTGTGCCTCTGGCGCTGCGGTCTCTTCCTTGGCGGCCGATTCCTTGGCAGCCGATGCACGGGTGGAAGACCTGCGGCTGCGGGTCTTGCGCTCTGTGGTCTCGCCGGTCGCTGCGTCCTTGCTGTCTTTTGCCGCTGGTTCGGCCTTTTTCAGCGGGTTCTCAAGACGCGGGATCTCGTTCTGGACAAGGCGCTCGATATCTTCGAGGTTCCTTTCGTCCTTGGGCACGCAGATCATCATCGCGGTGCCGTTACGGCCTGCGCGACCCGTCCGGCCGATGCGGTGAACATAGTCCTCGGCATGGCTCGGCACATCGAAGTTGAACACATGGCTGACGCTGGGCACATCAAGCCCGCGGGCGGCCACATCAGATGCCACCAGAAAGCGCAGCGACCCTTCGCGGAAGCCTTCCAGCGTCTTGGTGCGCTGGCTCTGATCAAGATCACCGTGGATCGGCGCCGCGTCATAGCCGTATTTCTTCAGCGATTTCGCAACGATATCCACATCCGTCTTACGGTTGCAGAAGATGATCGCATTGGTGCATTTCTCGCCTTCCTGATCAATCAGGTGGCGCAGAAGCTTCCGTTTCTCGCTGCCTTCACGATCGCGGCGCGAGGCTTTGAACAGCACAACACCCTGGGAAATATTCTCAGAGGTGGTTGCCTGCCGCGCCACTTCGACACGCTCCGGGGCGGAGAGGAAGGTATTGGTGATCCGCTCGATCTCCGGCGCCATGGTGGCGGAGAAGAAAAGGGTCTGACGGGTGAAGGGCGTAAGGCCGAAGATGCGTTCGATATCGGGGATGAACCCCATGTCGAGCATACGGTCGGCTTCATCCACCACCATTACCTTGACGTCAGACAGGATCAGCTTGCCGCGCTCGAAATGGTCGAGCAGGCGACCGGGCGTTGCGATCAGAACGTCAACCCCCTTGTCGATCAGCGTGTCCTGTTCCTTGAAAGAGACACCGCCGATCAGCAGGGCCTTCGTCAGTTTCAGGTGTTTGGTATAGGTGTCGAAGTTCTCCGCCACCTGGGCTGCCAGCTCCCGCGTGGGGCAAAGCACCAGGCTGCGCGGCATCCGCGCACGCGCGCGGCCACGCGCCAGCAGAGTGATCATCGGCAAGGTGAACGAAGCCGTCTTGCCGGTGCCGGTCTGTGCGATCCCCAGCACATCGCGCCCTTCCAAGGCGGGCGGAATCGCCCCTGCCTGAATGGGGGTGGGGGTTTCGTAACCCGCTTCCTCAATCGCTTTGAGGACTTTGGGGTTCAGGTTCAGATCTGAAAATTTTGTCATATGCGTCCGTTTTTGCGGACACTGACCTGGCCCGCGCGTGTATGTCAGGGCCGATTCCGCATGGTCTTGCGTCCTATCTCTATCGGCTTGCGCGGGGCATAGCAAAATCCGCTGCAATCGTCAAACGAAGCCGGGTTTTCGGCGCGTATTGATTGAATAACGGGCAAACTCGAAACAGTTTATTCAAATTGCGGGAAATGTTCACGCCGTTTGGCGGTCAGATCCAGCGGGCAGTGGTGGATCATCCCACGCTTTTGCAGCCGTTGATAGATGTCCGGCGCCTCTGCGTTGATTTCGCCAAAGAAACGCTTCAGCCCTTCAGAACCGTGCTCTTCCTCGATCATCGACAGCAGATCATGGGTGTTCAACCCGCCGAGGTTGCGCGAAAACCCGGCAGCCAGACCCGGACGATAAGAGCCCTGCTTGAGCCGGAACCGATAGCTGTCCTGCCAGGCCTCCCAACTCGGGGCGTGGCGATGACAGATCTGCAGGGCGTCCTGCTCCTGCTCGTGCGTGTTTTTTTCACCATGCTGGAACAGGTTGTGGATTTGGAACTGAATGTCAGGCAGGCCGGTGCGGGCGAACAGCTTGCCCGCAGTATGGCTGAGGAACCCGCCTTTCAGGAAGACACCAAATTCGGGATAGATCGCGCGGACCTGCTGTTCGCGGTCGGCTGCACTGGCAATCATGGATTTATACATATCCACCCGCCCAGAAAGCGCTTCCAGCGGGCGCATCCGCAAGACATCGGTTTCAGCGGGCAGGGCAGCCAGTATTTCGCCAATCTGCGGCCTCGCACCTCTTGCCGAGATATGGGGCCAGAGAAATTCATCCACATCTATATGGGCGACCCAATCGGCCTGGATCCGGCCGTAGGCATGGGTCGCATTCATCGTCTGGCGCGCCTGGTGCATCTTCGGGCGTGGTTTCTTGCGCTGGCTCCAGTGGCTGTCGTCGCAGGTGGTGACCCGCACCTTTGGATGTGCTTTCAGATGCGGATAGGCCTCAGGATTCGGCGCATCCAGATAGAGATGAAGCCGATGGGCCCCCAGATCCAGATGATAGGCGGCGAAATTCAGGATGGTCTCTGCATCGGCCTTGATCGTGCTGACGATGCCCCATTTCGGATCGTTGGGCCTGCTCATGATTTGCGGGGTTTCTTGTAACGCTGAATGCGGCCGAAAATGCTGCGGGGATCGTCCATGACCATCCGCAGCATCCGCACACCAAGCGGGCGCAGCACGGCATCGTCCTCGACCTGGCGCCAGAGCCGCGCCAGCATGTGCCGATCCAGATCTCCGTGGGGCAGGTGATAGGGCTTCATGCCAAAGCCGATATCGTCAAGCTTCTTGCCTTTCACCCGAGGAAATCCGCTGTCGGTCGGCCGTCCTGACAGCCGACGTTCGCTATCGTGCAGTGCGATCATGTGAAACAGCATCTGGAGCCCCTGACCACCAAGCCGCTGCTCCATGGTATCCCCATGATCGGCAAAGGTGGCGGCGGCGGAAATCAACCAGCGTGTGGGCAGCTCGGCGGCGAGCATCGCGCCCTGTTCGCGCCAGATCCGCAGAAAGAGGCTGCGCGCTTGCTCTGGCGGATCCCGGCGCCGCAGAATCGCGATGCACAGCGCATGTCGTGCCCAAAGTTCGGGCTGCCCTGCGAACTCGGCTCGCAGGGCCTCCCATTTCCGCGCGATATGCCGACTGGGCAGATCGTCCTCTGGTGACTGTAGTGCGGCCTCGGGCAGGGGGGCGAGCAGCGACGAGAGATCCACATCCACCGGCGGCAGCGCCGACGCCGGATCTATGAAGGGGGTCTCTTTTTTTTCAAGCTGGCGCAGCAGGCTGTAGAACCCGCCAGGATAGGTTTCGTTGTCGATATCCATGGCGGGGTCTGATGTCACCTATGTGTCAGGGTGCTGGTCTTAAACCATCATCTCCTTGGTCGCCGTCAGTTTCAAGTCTGGATAGTCGCGCTCTACACGGTCGATATCCCACTGCAGGCGGGTCAGATAGACCACGTCGCCGTCATGGTCATGGGCAATGTGCTGCTTGTTGGTGTTGATGAATTTATCAAGCGCGGTCTTGTCGCCACTGACCCAGCGGGCCGAGGTGAACTGCGAGGCTTCGAAGCGCACCGGCAGGCCGTATTCCATCTCGATACGGCTCGCCAGCACTTCGAATTGCAGCTGGCCGACCACACCCACGATAAAGCCGGAGCCGATTGAGGGTTTGAAGACCTTTGCGGCACCTTCCTCGGCAAATTGCATCAGCGCCTTTTCCAGGTGCTTGGCCTTCATCGGGTCACCCGCGCGCACCCCCTGCAACAGTTCCGGCGCAAAGGACGGAATGCCGCTGACACGCAGCGCCTCTCCTTCGGTCAGCGTGTCGCCGATGCGCAGCTGGCCGTGGTTCGGGATGCCGATGATGTCTCCAGCCCAGGCTTCCTCGGCCAGCTCGCGGTCAGAGGCCAGGAACAAAACCGGGTTGGAGATGGCCATCGGCTTCTTTGAGCGCACATGGGTCAGCTTCATACCGCGTTTGAAATGGCCCGAGGCCAGCCGGACAAAGGCCACACGGTCGCGGTGCTTGGGATCCATATTGGCCTGCACCTTGAATACAAAACCGGCAACCTTCGTCTCATCCGGCGCAATCTGGCGCGGCAGCGCCGATTGTGGCTGCGGCTCGGGTCCGTAGGTGCTGATGCCATCCATTAGTTCCTTCACGCCAAAGGAATTGATCGCCGAGCCGAACCAGATCGGCGTCATATGCCCCTCAAGCACCGATTGCGGATCCAGTGCAGGCAGCAGCTCGCGGGCCATTTCGACCTCTTCCAGCAGCTTCTCAAGCAGATGTGCAGGCACATGCTCGGCCAGCTTGGGATCGTCCAACCCCTCAATCGCGATGCTTTCGGCGATCTTGTTGCGATCCGCGCGGTCCATCAGTTCCAGCCGGTCGCGCAGCATGTCGTAACAACCGATGAAATCACGGCCAACGCCGATCGGCCAGCTGGCGGGCGTCACGTCAATCGCAAGGTTCTGCTGGATCTCGTCGATGATCTCAAAGGTGTCCCGGCTCTCCCGGTCCATCTTGTTACAGAACGTCAGAATCGGCAGGTCGCGCAGTCGGCAGACCTCAAACAGCTTCTGGGTCTGGCTTTCCACACCCTTGGCACCGTCGATCACCATCACCGCCGCGTCCACCGCCGTCAGCGTGCGATAGG includes:
- a CDS encoding peptide chain release factor 3; translation: MLDIVPNRPDLPAEIARRRTFAIISHPDAGKTTLTEKFLLYGGAIQMAGQVRAKGEARRTRSDFMQMEKDRGISVSASAMSFDYNSYRFNLVDTPGHSDFSEDTYRTLTAVDAAVMVIDGAKGVESQTQKLFEVCRLRDLPILTFCNKMDRESRDTFEIIDEIQQNLAIDVTPASWPIGVGRDFIGCYDMLRDRLELMDRADRNKIAESIAIEGLDDPKLAEHVPAHLLEKLLEEVEMARELLPALDPQSVLEGHMTPIWFGSAINSFGVKELMDGISTYGPEPQPQSALPRQIAPDETKVAGFVFKVQANMDPKHRDRVAFVRLASGHFKRGMKLTHVRSKKPMAISNPVLFLASDRELAEEAWAGDIIGIPNHGQLRIGDTLTEGEALRVSGIPSFAPELLQGVRAGDPMKAKHLEKALMQFAEEGAAKVFKPSIGSGFIVGVVGQLQFEVLASRIEMEYGLPVRFEASQFTSARWVSGDKTALDKFINTNKQHIAHDHDGDVVYLTRLQWDIDRVERDYPDLKLTATKEMMV